Proteins encoded by one window of Bacillus rossius redtenbacheri isolate Brsri chromosome 3, Brsri_v3, whole genome shotgun sequence:
- the LOC134530619 gene encoding uncharacterized protein LOC134530619, which translates to MVASKTTGLMTPWWLALLCGAVGAIEYMDCDSKYNLQTVVMSGCSTAPCQIKLNTTVNVTTQFIPVSDASMLSNNVYFSLNNARIVASVRPDPCSSFVCPLSTKLQTAYTYSSEVFVPDSLPALSGELAWSLQDEKSVTVICFRVDIQLLPNKASIASVSAESPPHPADGNQSHPADVSSNNPSGGQYDPSGGHYNPSAGHYYPPGETSGGHYNPSAGQYYPPGGPSGGHYDPHNPPRQQYNLHGTT; encoded by the exons ATGGTGGCCAGCAAGACGACCGGGCTGATGACCCCCTGGTGGCTCGCCCTGCTGTGCGGGGCGGTCGGCGCCATCGAGTACATGGACTGCG ATTCCAAGTACAACTTACAGACCGTGGTGATGAGCGGTTGTTCCACCGCGCCGTGCCAGATCAAACTCAACACCACCGTCAACGTCACAACCCAGTTCATCCCGG TGAGCGACGCCTCGATGCTGAGCAACAACGTGTACTTCTCCCTGAACAACGCCCGCATCGTGGCCAGCGTGCGACCCGACCCCTGCTCCAGCTTCGTGTGCCCGCTCAGCACCAAGCTGCAGACTGCCTACACCTACTCGTCGGAGGTGTTCGTGCCGGACAGCCTGCCGGCG CTGAGTGGCGAGTTGGCGTGGAGTCTGCAGGACGAGAAGTCAGTGACGGTTATTTGCTTCCGAGTGGACATTCAGCTCCTGCCGAACAAGGCCAGCATCGCGAGTGTTTCAGCTGAATCGCCACCTCATCCAGCTGATGGGAATCAATCCCATCCTGCTGATGTGAGCTCAAACAATCCCTCTGGAGGTCAATACGACCCTTCTGGTGGCCATTATAACCCTTCTGCAGGTCACTATTACCCTCCCGGAGAAACTTCTGGTGGCCATTATAACCCTTCTGCGGGTCAATATTACCCTCCCGGAGGACCTTCTGGTGGTCACTATGATCCTCATAATCCTCCCAGACAGCAGTACAACCTTCACGGCACTACATAA